In Phocoena phocoena chromosome 3, mPhoPho1.1, whole genome shotgun sequence, a single window of DNA contains:
- the TRIR gene encoding telomerase RNA component interacting RNase isoform X1, translated as MAARGRRAEPPGREAPGPAGGGGGGSRWAESGPGTSPESGDDEVSGAGSSPVSGGVNLFANDGSFLELFKRKMEEEQRQRQEEPPPGPQRPDQPATAAATGPGDPKRKGGPGPTLSFVGKRRGGNKLALKTGIVAKKQKTEDEVLTSKGDAWAKYMAEVKKYKAHQCGDDDKTRPLVK; from the exons ATGGCTGCCCGAGGGAGACGGGCGGAACCTCCGGGCCGGGAGGCGCCGGGCcccgcgggcggcggcggcggcgggagccgATGGGCTGAGTCCGGGCCCGGGACGTCGCCCGAGAGCGGGGATGATGAAGTGTCGGGCGCGGGTTCGAGCCCGGTGTCGGGCGGCGTGAACTTGTTCGCCAACGACGGCAGCTTCCTGGAGCTGTTCAAGCGGAAGATGGAGGAGGAGCAGCGGCAGCGGCAGGAAGAGCCGCCCCCGGGCCCGCAGCGACCCGACCAGCCGGCCACCGCCGCCGCCACGGGTCCCGGGGATCCGAAGAGGAAGGGCGGCCCGGGCCCCACGCTCAGCTTC GTGGGCAAGCGCAGAGGCGGGAACAAACTAGCCCTCAAGACGGGAATAGTAGCCAAGAAGCAGAAGACGGAGGATGAG gtATTAACAAGTAAAGGTGATGCATGGGCCAAGTACATGGCAGAGGTGAAAAAGTACAAAGCCCACCAGTGCGGTGATGATGATAAAACTCGGCCCCTGGTGAAATGa
- the TRIR gene encoding telomerase RNA component interacting RNase isoform X3: MAARGRRAEPPGREAPGPAGGGGGGSRWAESGPGTSPESGDDEVSGAGSSPVSGGVNLFANDGSFLELFKRKMEEEQRQRQEEPPPGPQRPDQPATAAATGPGDPKRKGGGQAQRREQTSPQDGNSSQEAEDGG, translated from the exons ATGGCTGCCCGAGGGAGACGGGCGGAACCTCCGGGCCGGGAGGCGCCGGGCcccgcgggcggcggcggcggcgggagccgATGGGCTGAGTCCGGGCCCGGGACGTCGCCCGAGAGCGGGGATGATGAAGTGTCGGGCGCGGGTTCGAGCCCGGTGTCGGGCGGCGTGAACTTGTTCGCCAACGACGGCAGCTTCCTGGAGCTGTTCAAGCGGAAGATGGAGGAGGAGCAGCGGCAGCGGCAGGAAGAGCCGCCCCCGGGCCCGCAGCGACCCGACCAGCCGGCCACCGCCGCCGCCACGGGTCCCGGGGATCCGAAGAGGAAGGGCG GTGGGCAAGCGCAGAGGCGGGAACAAACTAGCCCTCAAGACGGGAATAGTAGCCAAGAAGCAGAAGACGGAGGATGA
- the TRIR gene encoding telomerase RNA component interacting RNase isoform X2, whose amino-acid sequence MAARGRRAEPPGREAPGPAGGGGGGSRWAESGPGTSPESGDDEVSGAGSSPVSGGVNLFANDGSFLELFKRKMEEEQRQRQEEPPPGPQRPDQPATAAATGPGDPKRKGGPGPTLSFVLTSKGDAWAKYMAEVKKYKAHQCGDDDKTRPLVK is encoded by the exons ATGGCTGCCCGAGGGAGACGGGCGGAACCTCCGGGCCGGGAGGCGCCGGGCcccgcgggcggcggcggcggcgggagccgATGGGCTGAGTCCGGGCCCGGGACGTCGCCCGAGAGCGGGGATGATGAAGTGTCGGGCGCGGGTTCGAGCCCGGTGTCGGGCGGCGTGAACTTGTTCGCCAACGACGGCAGCTTCCTGGAGCTGTTCAAGCGGAAGATGGAGGAGGAGCAGCGGCAGCGGCAGGAAGAGCCGCCCCCGGGCCCGCAGCGACCCGACCAGCCGGCCACCGCCGCCGCCACGGGTCCCGGGGATCCGAAGAGGAAGGGCGGCCCGGGCCCCACGCTCAGCTTC gtATTAACAAGTAAAGGTGATGCATGGGCCAAGTACATGGCAGAGGTGAAAAAGTACAAAGCCCACCAGTGCGGTGATGATGATAAAACTCGGCCCCTGGTGAAATGa